The nucleotide sequence TTTTAAACGACGTTCAACAAAAGGCTTTTGAAAATTACATTCGATCTGGGGGTAGTTTTATGGGGGTACATGCGGCAACCGATACCGAATATGATTGGCCTTGGTATGGCAAGCTGGTAGGTGCTTATTTTAATGGTCACCCTAGCATACAGGAAGCTAGCTTGAACGTAATCGATCACAACCATGGTTCTACTAGTCATTTGCCAAGCAATTGGGTGCGAACGGAAGAGTGGTATAACTTTAAAGACATCAATACCGATATAACTCCGTTGATACAATTGGACGAGTCTACTTATAAAGGAGGGACCAATGGTGCGTATCATCCGTTCTCTTGGTACCATGTTTATGATGGGGGAAGGGCTTTCTATACAGCGGGCGGTCATTCCAATGCATCTTACGACGAACCGGAGTTTAAACAACATTTACTTGGGGGGCTCATTTACTGTTTGGGTCGATAATGCTTTAAAAGGGGCGAAAAGCTACAACCGACCGGAGAGTCGGTGTTGTGATGAATTTTCCTAAACGGCTACGGTCAACGGGGCGATGAGCGTTGTTAAACTTTCGTCAAAAGGTAAATAGAAGGGTATTTTGGGTTCTGTCTTACCAACAACAAACTGATCGGTCGGTTTGTGTTGGGGTCTTAAGGGCATTATTTGGTAGGTCTAGCCACCATAATTCCCGTATTTTTCTTGATTTTCTTGAGGTATTCGGCAAGGGGTTTTTCGGAGATCTCTACTTTCATCGACCCTGTTGAGGCGTGTAGCAAATGAATGCGTCCGTCTTTTTCCCGTGTAGCAATTCCGGTATGGGTAACGTCCAATCCGTTAATGGATGTGGTCAAGGCGATGATATCTCCGGTTTGGATCAAATGTTCGTTGGCCTCAATTTCATCTTGGGGCAGAATGCAAATCGGTTGATGGTTAAGGTAGTTTTCGGAAGCCTTTACTTTTTCAAAATTCTTATCATCGCTTAAAAACGGATAAAGGTCGCGATGCGTACTCATAAAATTGATGGGTTTGGTGATTTCCTTCCCGCCAATTTCAGAGGTAATATCCCTTAATAAGACTTTCTTTTCGTTATTGGCGATCCACTCCGAAAAGTAATGGAGCCGTGAAGCGTAGCCATCAAGCTTACCATCTTTATATCGAATGTTTTCAAGGGTTTCCGTAAAATCATGGAAGCCTGTTTTTTGCTTTTTTAGCATAAGGCCAAAGGCCAAGACGTTTTCGACATAAGTGGTGCAGTCTAGGCCCTGCAGGTTGATCACTAGGGTTTCCGTTTCTCCGATCTCTAAAGTTTTGGCAACGTAGGGTGTATCCATAAACGTTTTGCCAATGGCCACAATGGTTTTTCCAAAGTCCTTTTCCAATAGACCGTCAATAGCAATGAGTTTGTTCTCTACGGCTTGCTTATCGGCCGGCGAACAGGTGATTTGTTGGGCTATACCTAGAATAGGGCTTAGAATACAGCATAAAAAAAAGATACATCTAGACATAGTATAAAAATACAAATTAAAACCCGTGATGGCCAAAGAGTCCATAACCATTAGGTCTGTAGATATCGGCACGTCTTCGGTCCTTTAATTCAAAGGCTTCGGTGATATAGCCAATGACCTCTTCTTCGGTGTCGGTATCTTCAATGCGCATGGCTTCACTTTCATAAAAAGGTTGGGTCTGTAATTCCTTTTCATCTTCAAAGACCAATAAGTGCATGGAGAAATTCTTGTCGTAATCTTCGTTGGTGCGTTTTTTAAAGTAGTATCCAACATATGTTTTTCCCTGAAACTGTAAAGTTTTATGGGCTGTAAAGACGACCGAGTCTTTAGCCTTGTTATATTTTGTGTCTTCGTATAGTAGGGCTTCGGCCAAGTGCTGTTGGGAGTTATAGTCGGCGGGAAAATAACGCAGCATTCGCGATTC is from Zobellia galactanivorans and encodes:
- a CDS encoding N-acetylmuramoyl-L-alanine amidase-like domain-containing protein, which codes for MSRCIFFLCCILSPILGIAQQITCSPADKQAVENKLIAIDGLLEKDFGKTIVAIGKTFMDTPYVAKTLEIGETETLVINLQGLDCTTYVENVLAFGLMLKKQKTGFHDFTETLENIRYKDGKLDGYASRLHYFSEWIANNEKKVLLRDITSEIGGKEITKPINFMSTHRDLYPFLSDDKNFEKVKASENYLNHQPICILPQDEIEANEHLIQTGDIIALTTSINGLDVTHTGIATREKDGRIHLLHASTGSMKVEISEKPLAEYLKKIKKNTGIMVARPTK